The Acidobacteriota bacterium genome has a segment encoding these proteins:
- a CDS encoding MerR family transcriptional regulator, with protein MAEAADQKLFYKIGELCTMLGLEPHTLRYWEKEFPFLSPQKNSAGQRIYSSEDVRLIRRIMTLLYQQAYTIEGARRQLTTEREGHPAHREEGGGRADSVAEENRRLREALHLVKEELKTLAAMLRDGRPPGEAAS; from the coding sequence ATGGCTGAAGCGGCAGACCAGAAGCTCTTTTACAAGATTGGCGAGCTCTGCACCATGCTCGGCCTCGAACCCCACACGCTGCGGTACTGGGAAAAAGAGTTTCCTTTTCTGTCGCCGCAGAAAAACAGCGCCGGCCAGCGCATCTACTCGAGCGAGGACGTCCGACTCATTCGCCGCATCATGACGCTGCTCTACCAACAGGCCTATACCATCGAGGGGGCGCGTCGCCAGCTTACCACGGAGCGCGAGGGGCATCCCGCCCACCGGGAGGAGGGCGGCGGGAGGGCGGACAGCGTCGCGGAGGAAAACCGCCGCCTTCGGGAAGCCCTGCACCTCGTCAAGGAGGAGCTGAAAACACTCGCCGCCATGCTGCGGGACGGACGCCCCCCCGGAGAGGCGGCCTCCTAG
- a CDS encoding integration host factor subunit alpha, whose product MELAKAIYEKHGGISFREAKRIVDFILDTLRTRLEEGDKVLLSGFGTFEVVERKARKGRNPRTGSTLIIPARKSLTFQPSKLLTNAVNGKDE is encoded by the coding sequence ATTGAGCTTGCAAAGGCGATCTACGAAAAGCACGGCGGCATATCTTTCCGGGAAGCCAAACGCATTGTGGATTTCATTCTTGACACGCTTCGGACGCGCCTGGAAGAGGGGGACAAGGTGCTTCTTTCGGGCTTTGGCACGTTCGAGGTCGTCGAGCGCAAGGCGCGCAAAGGGCGCAATCCCCGCACCGGCTCCACGCTGATCATCCCGGCGCGAAAATCGCTCACGTTCCAGCCCTCCAAGCTTCTCACGAACGCCGTAAACGGGAAGGATGAATAG
- a CDS encoding CvpA family protein produces MSGLDFILLAVIALAVLLGVIEGLVRMVLSWVFFFGAFIAASLLYAYPAAWLSSWVEFRAVRNALGFATVFFAVFLAGNVVVWLLTKWLEMAKLRGMDRAMGGLFGFVLGLTLSTLIVFFVVSALPQGSAYVDRSLLAPALTKLSDFTVHTMPGELRSAYRRGRAWLDAWEESLRKKYAEEKEREAEEKDKTD; encoded by the coding sequence ATGAGTGGGCTTGATTTCATTCTGCTCGCGGTGATTGCGCTGGCCGTGCTCCTGGGAGTCATCGAGGGGCTGGTGCGGATGGTGCTCTCGTGGGTGTTCTTTTTCGGCGCCTTTATTGCGGCCTCCCTCCTTTACGCCTATCCTGCCGCGTGGCTTTCCTCGTGGGTCGAGTTTCGCGCCGTGCGCAACGCCCTTGGATTTGCGACGGTGTTTTTTGCGGTGTTCCTGGCCGGAAACGTCGTCGTGTGGCTTCTTACGAAATGGCTCGAGATGGCCAAGCTCCGGGGGATGGACCGTGCGATGGGCGGGCTATTCGGCTTCGTGCTCGGCCTCACGCTCTCGACGCTCATCGTGTTTTTCGTCGTCTCGGCGCTTCCGCAGGGAAGCGCCTACGTCGACCGCTCCCTTCTTGCGCCGGCGCTCACGAAACTCTCCGATTTTACCGTCCACACGATGCCCGGGGAGTTGCGCTCCGCATACAGGCGCGGCCGCGCGTGGCTCGACGCGTGGGAAGAATCGCTGCGAAAAAAGTATGCGGAAGAGAAGGAGCGCGAGGCGGAGGAAAAGGACAAAACGGATTAA
- a CDS encoding AIM24 family protein codes for MVTLKQGERLYVEPEMLLERGEDAVMQRQIKGKLLRGLKRKLLTGESFFLEEYRAVAPEAVLRLGRRTAEGTIVPVHLKEQAILCRRNAFLGFHGEMDLDVVFAATRIAAGQASKLFSAKTFVLQKISGSGIAFLYADAYLVETPGRMKELLRRGLSRLPLFGVPANGATRSMLASRLGPAGGKTVPGHWKPATVR; via the coding sequence GTGGTAACGCTCAAGCAGGGGGAGCGCCTTTACGTCGAGCCCGAGATGCTGCTTGAGCGCGGCGAAGACGCCGTGATGCAGCGCCAGATTAAGGGCAAGCTTCTTCGGGGCCTCAAGCGCAAGCTTCTCACCGGCGAAAGCTTTTTCCTCGAGGAATACCGCGCGGTGGCGCCCGAGGCCGTGCTCCGCCTGGGGCGCAGGACGGCGGAGGGAACGATCGTACCCGTTCACCTCAAGGAGCAGGCTATTCTCTGCCGCCGCAACGCGTTCTTGGGCTTTCACGGAGAGATGGACCTCGACGTCGTGTTCGCGGCGACGCGCATCGCAGCCGGGCAAGCGAGCAAGCTGTTTTCGGCGAAAACGTTTGTGCTACAGAAAATTTCCGGCTCCGGCATCGCCTTCCTCTACGCGGACGCCTACCTTGTCGAAACGCCTGGCCGGATGAAAGAGCTCTTGCGGCGCGGACTGTCGCGGCTTCCCCTGTTCGGGGTTCCCGCGAACGGCGCCACGCGCAGTATGCTGGCCAGTAGGCTGGGGCCGGCGGGAGGAAAAACTGTTCCTGGCCACTGGAAACCGGCCACCGTCCGCTGA
- a CDS encoding aldo/keto reductase: protein MYNHATAEGTRRYAERFGHLAPDHFRMAQDLTVSSIGIGTYLGAFDDATDEGYRGAIARALELGCNFIDTAVNYRCQRSERAIGEALKKAFTEGSVRRDEVVVSTKGGYFPYEREVPSDVWAYFHERFEKPGILHRSEVVGDIHAMTPRYLENLLETSLRNLGLDCIDVYYIHNPEHQLPEVGREEFYKRLRAAFEFLESKVREGKIHAYGTATWNGYRVSSDSPDHLDLARVVQSAEGAGGKEHHFRFLMFPLNMAMLEAVASPTQHGSGRDGPVLQVAADFGLTAVSSSTILQGRLAHGLPESVQKAIGSLSTDAQRAIQFNRSLPGLAAAFVGMSRVGHVEENLKVAETQPLSGEQLVGLLGGSA from the coding sequence ATGTACAATCATGCAACGGCGGAAGGCACGCGGCGCTATGCCGAGCGCTTCGGCCATCTCGCCCCGGACCATTTTCGCATGGCGCAGGATTTAACGGTTTCCTCGATCGGCATTGGAACCTACCTGGGCGCCTTCGACGACGCGACCGACGAAGGCTACCGCGGCGCCATCGCGCGTGCCCTCGAGCTCGGCTGCAATTTCATCGACACGGCCGTCAACTACCGCTGCCAGCGGAGCGAGCGTGCCATCGGCGAGGCGCTCAAGAAGGCGTTCACCGAAGGAAGCGTGCGGCGCGACGAGGTTGTGGTTTCTACGAAGGGCGGTTACTTTCCCTACGAGCGTGAGGTGCCGAGCGACGTGTGGGCGTATTTCCACGAGCGTTTCGAGAAACCGGGCATCCTCCACCGGAGCGAGGTCGTCGGAGACATCCACGCCATGACGCCCCGCTACCTCGAGAACCTGCTCGAAACGAGCCTCCGCAACCTGGGCCTAGACTGCATCGATGTCTACTACATTCATAATCCAGAGCATCAGCTTCCGGAGGTCGGCCGAGAGGAGTTCTACAAGCGCCTGCGCGCCGCGTTCGAATTCCTCGAGTCAAAAGTCCGGGAGGGGAAAATCCACGCTTACGGCACGGCCACGTGGAACGGCTACCGCGTTTCTTCGGATTCCCCCGACCACCTCGACCTCGCCCGCGTCGTTCAGTCCGCCGAAGGAGCGGGCGGCAAGGAGCACCATTTCCGGTTCTTAATGTTCCCTCTCAACATGGCGATGCTCGAAGCCGTGGCCTCTCCCACGCAGCATGGGAGCGGGCGGGACGGCCCCGTCCTCCAGGTCGCGGCGGACTTCGGTCTTACGGCGGTCTCGAGCTCCACGATTCTGCAGGGGCGCCTCGCGCACGGCCTTCCCGAATCGGTACAGAAGGCTATTGGGAGCTTAAGCACGGACGCCCAGCGCGCCATCCAGTTCAACCGCTCCCTGCCTGGACTCGCGGCCGCGTTCGTGGGCATGAGCCGCGTCGGGCACGTCGAAGAGAATCTCAAGGTGGCCGAGACACAGCCCCTGAGCGGCGAGCAACTGGTGGGGCTTTTGGGAGGCAGTGCGTAG
- a CDS encoding EAL domain-containing protein, whose translation MRKSRSDGTLRDEASGLSLYVAHIDDAVRGLEEDDALGILAIRLLDSLRVEASLGSRAFERTLQRTVQTLDQHLETLLSPPWHLGVNGYGGDLLVAFFTQTRDGKAVSEESLFQVKEAIQALQADRFAFTAGYALVRARPSVDLRRLIYQGVEHAMVSAIGEDMTDLERQGHVLRRIIYQSYIRTVFQPIVSLDEEEIFGHEALARGPAETEFESPDFLFALSRRSGLLQELDFLCRNVAVSSARTLAGQGKIFINTLAHTLAHRRFLSPQFFDLLEQTHIEPARIVFEVSEKYPIADYSEFRHNAAELHEYGFSLAVDDAGMGYSNLRTLFELEPDYVKIDHSLVHDIHREPVHQQVFAILADISQQLDARVIAEGVETREELEKLRSLGVPYGQGFYFARPAALHTAQG comes from the coding sequence ATGAGGAAATCGCGGAGCGACGGTACCCTAAGGGACGAAGCGAGCGGTCTCAGCCTCTACGTTGCGCACATTGACGATGCCGTCCGCGGCCTTGAAGAGGACGACGCGCTGGGCATTCTGGCCATTCGGCTTTTGGATTCGCTGCGCGTCGAGGCGTCGCTGGGAAGCCGCGCATTTGAGCGCACCCTGCAACGCACCGTTCAGACACTCGATCAGCACCTGGAAACCCTTCTCAGCCCGCCATGGCATCTTGGCGTCAACGGCTATGGCGGCGACCTCCTGGTTGCCTTCTTTACCCAGACCCGCGACGGAAAGGCCGTTTCAGAAGAAAGCCTTTTTCAGGTTAAGGAAGCCATCCAAGCCCTCCAGGCTGACCGCTTTGCGTTCACCGCGGGCTATGCGCTTGTCCGCGCCCGGCCTTCCGTCGACCTGCGCCGCCTGATCTACCAGGGCGTCGAACATGCCATGGTGTCTGCCATTGGCGAGGACATGACCGACCTCGAGCGCCAGGGCCATGTCCTTCGGCGCATTATCTACCAGAGCTACATCCGTACGGTGTTTCAGCCCATTGTGTCGCTCGATGAGGAGGAGATCTTCGGTCACGAGGCTCTGGCGCGCGGACCAGCGGAGACGGAATTCGAGAGCCCCGATTTTCTCTTCGCCCTTTCCCGCCGAAGCGGCCTCCTGCAAGAGCTCGATTTTCTGTGCCGCAACGTCGCCGTGTCGAGCGCGCGCACGCTCGCAGGGCAGGGCAAAATCTTCATCAATACGCTGGCCCACACGCTGGCCCACCGGCGCTTCCTGTCGCCGCAATTCTTTGACCTCCTCGAGCAGACTCATATCGAGCCCGCGCGCATCGTCTTCGAGGTAAGCGAGAAATATCCCATTGCGGATTACTCCGAGTTCCGACACAATGCGGCCGAGCTACACGAGTATGGTTTTTCCCTGGCCGTGGACGACGCCGGCATGGGCTATTCCAATCTGCGAACCCTTTTTGAGCTTGAGCCGGACTATGTCAAGATTGACCACTCCCTCGTGCACGACATTCATCGCGAGCCTGTCCACCAACAGGTCTTCGCCATCCTCGCGGACATCTCGCAGCAACTGGACGCGCGCGTCATCGCCGAGGGCGTGGAGACGAGGGAGGAGCTGGAGAAATTGCGGTCCCTGGGAGTTCCCTACGGCCAGGGATTCTACTTTGCGAGGCCCGCCGCCCTGCACACCGCGCAGGGCTAG
- a CDS encoding carboxymuconolactone decarboxylase family protein translates to EAMVALAAAFAVNCTTSVEEHIGAARSAGVTDEEIDSILRMAGLVRGKAVSHVERIAERVRKGVAPGESTAE, encoded by the coding sequence GAAGCGATGGTCGCGCTGGCCGCGGCCTTCGCCGTGAACTGCACGACGAGCGTCGAGGAGCACATCGGCGCAGCGCGCTCCGCCGGCGTCACGGACGAGGAAATCGATTCCATTCTCCGGATGGCGGGCTTAGTCAGAGGCAAGGCGGTGTCCCACGTCGAGCGCATAGCGGAGCGGGTGAGGAAGGGCGTGGCCCCTGGGGAAAGCACGGCGGAATAG
- a CDS encoding heme lyase CcmF/NrfE family subunit produces MIPTLGSFLLLLAFLVCAYGVTVAFSGAALRHHAAVRSGEHAVHVVTWLTVLASLCLWHAFLTHDFSVDYVAQYSNRSLPMFFTFASFWAGQSGSLLFWLLVLSICGTLVVLQNRRRNRVLMPYVTGILLVLALFFLVLLNFAASPFERLDPAPADGRGLNPLLQHPAMAVHPPTLFLGYVGLSVPFAFALASLIAGKMDGDWLRSIRRWTLVTWTFLSVGVVLGGLWAYHELGWGGYWGWDPVENASLMPWFLSTAFLHSIMVQERRDMFRVWNMGLIVGAFLLTLYGTFITRSGILSSVHSFALSTVGPYFVGFLLLVTLYSFGMLFYRTPRLRAVGKLDSMVSRESSFLLNNVFLLAIALAVLVGTIWPFITEAVKGVKVSVGAPFFNFVVPPIALGLLLLTGVGPLLAWRAMSWRHLGRTLAVPGVGFLATLVGLRLGGVTAWYANVFLASCALTLLSVAVEFHRGARARREMAGESHGAALWRLLRKNGRRYGGYIVHVGIVAIFAAITCSHAFKEEAEAVLYEGEAMQIRGYTLAYRGIESTPVNPDVTETVATLDVSRGEKQLGPMKPSVMFYTYWEQPSTEVAIRSTLVEDLYVILVSWGAGGEHATFRVFVNPLVTWLWLGVAVMVLGIVFCLLPKPRQAEGRPRQAEGEPAASLPEERS; encoded by the coding sequence ATGATTCCCACCCTCGGGTCTTTCCTTCTCCTTCTGGCTTTCCTCGTCTGCGCCTACGGCGTTACGGTGGCGTTTTCCGGCGCCGCCCTGCGCCACCACGCGGCGGTGCGGAGCGGCGAGCACGCCGTCCATGTCGTGACGTGGCTTACCGTGCTCGCCTCGCTGTGCCTCTGGCACGCCTTCCTGACGCACGACTTCTCCGTGGACTACGTCGCCCAGTATTCCAACCGCTCGCTTCCCATGTTCTTCACGTTCGCCTCCTTCTGGGCCGGGCAGAGCGGCTCGCTGTTGTTCTGGCTTCTCGTCCTTTCCATCTGCGGCACCCTCGTGGTGCTTCAGAACCGCCGCCGCAACCGGGTCCTGATGCCCTACGTGACTGGCATCCTGCTCGTGCTCGCGCTCTTTTTTCTGGTGCTTCTCAACTTTGCGGCGAGTCCCTTCGAGCGGCTGGATCCCGCCCCCGCAGACGGCCGGGGCCTCAACCCCCTGCTCCAGCACCCCGCGATGGCGGTACATCCGCCCACCCTGTTCCTGGGCTACGTGGGACTTTCCGTTCCGTTCGCCTTCGCCCTGGCGAGCCTCATCGCGGGCAAGATGGACGGCGACTGGCTCCGCAGCATCCGCCGCTGGACGCTCGTCACGTGGACGTTTCTCTCGGTGGGCGTCGTGCTCGGCGGCCTTTGGGCCTACCACGAGCTCGGCTGGGGCGGCTACTGGGGATGGGACCCCGTGGAGAACGCCTCCCTCATGCCGTGGTTCCTGTCCACGGCCTTCCTCCACAGCATCATGGTTCAGGAGCGGCGCGACATGTTCCGCGTCTGGAACATGGGCCTCATCGTTGGGGCGTTCCTGCTTACGCTCTACGGCACGTTCATCACGCGAAGCGGCATCCTGTCGAGCGTTCACTCGTTCGCGCTTTCGACAGTCGGCCCCTATTTCGTGGGTTTTCTTTTGCTGGTGACGCTTTATTCTTTCGGGATGCTCTTCTACCGGACACCGCGGCTGCGCGCCGTGGGAAAGCTCGATTCCATGGTTTCGCGCGAGAGCTCTTTTCTTTTGAACAACGTCTTCCTGCTCGCCATTGCGCTCGCCGTGCTCGTGGGCACCATCTGGCCCTTTATCACGGAGGCCGTCAAAGGAGTGAAGGTCAGCGTGGGGGCGCCGTTTTTCAATTTCGTGGTCCCGCCGATCGCCCTGGGGCTTCTGCTGCTGACCGGCGTCGGTCCGCTGCTCGCCTGGCGGGCGATGTCCTGGAGACACCTCGGCCGCACCCTCGCCGTTCCCGGCGTGGGCTTTCTGGCGACGCTGGTGGGACTTCGCCTGGGGGGCGTTACGGCGTGGTACGCGAACGTTTTCCTGGCGTCGTGCGCCTTGACGCTTCTCTCCGTTGCGGTGGAGTTTCACCGGGGCGCCCGGGCGCGGCGGGAGATGGCGGGCGAGTCGCACGGAGCGGCGCTGTGGAGACTTTTGAGGAAGAACGGGCGCCGCTACGGAGGCTATATCGTGCACGTGGGCATCGTCGCCATCTTCGCGGCTATTACATGCTCCCACGCGTTCAAAGAGGAGGCGGAGGCGGTTCTTTACGAGGGCGAAGCCATGCAGATTCGCGGCTACACGCTTGCCTATCGCGGCATCGAATCGACACCAGTCAATCCCGACGTGACCGAGACGGTGGCCACGCTGGATGTCTCCCGCGGCGAAAAACAGCTCGGGCCCATGAAACCATCTGTCATGTTCTACACCTACTGGGAACAACCCTCCACCGAGGTGGCCATCCGCTCGACGCTCGTGGAGGACCTTTACGTGATACTCGTTTCGTGGGGTGCAGGAGGTGAGCATGCTACGTTTCGCGTGTTCGTCAACCCGCTTGTCACGTGGCTGTGGCTGGGGGTGGCTGTCATGGTGCTGGGAATCGTGTTCTGTCTTCTTCCCAAGCCCCGGCAGGCCGAGGGCAGGCCCCGGCAGGCCGAGGGCGAGCCCGCCGCTTCGCTTCCGGAGGAGCGTTCTTGA
- a CDS encoding cytochrome c-type biogenesis protein CcmH, giving the protein MKRVAGVAAFALCLAVLGFASVWAQGEDSGVEPPEAKREGFTQYREQAKEVASDLICFCPGCDERSVLSECNCSFAYRELGRVEALLSEGKTPEEVVALYVKEHGRFVLAVPPARGFHLVAWGLPFAGMLLGALILWIVLRRITASREEETEPADVETSSTSPELLKRAREELEKYDF; this is encoded by the coding sequence ATGAAGCGCGTAGCGGGAGTCGCCGCCTTCGCCCTGTGTTTGGCCGTGCTCGGCTTTGCGTCCGTATGGGCGCAGGGCGAGGATTCGGGCGTGGAGCCTCCCGAGGCGAAGCGGGAGGGCTTTACGCAATACCGTGAGCAGGCGAAAGAGGTGGCCAGCGACCTCATCTGCTTCTGTCCCGGCTGTGACGAGCGCTCGGTGCTCAGCGAGTGCAACTGCAGCTTCGCCTACAGGGAGCTCGGCCGCGTCGAGGCGCTCCTTTCGGAAGGAAAAACGCCCGAGGAGGTCGTCGCGCTCTACGTAAAGGAGCATGGCCGGTTCGTACTGGCCGTTCCGCCCGCGAGAGGATTTCACCTCGTGGCCTGGGGGCTTCCTTTCGCGGGAATGCTGCTCGGTGCCCTGATTCTCTGGATTGTGCTGCGCCGCATCACGGCCTCCCGCGAAGAGGAGACCGAGCCGGCCGACGTCGAAACATCTTCCACCTCCCCGGAACTCTTGAAGCGCGCTCGAGAGGAACTGGAGAAATACGACTTCTGA
- a CDS encoding PD40 domain-containing protein encodes MENSFRIFAAAALCGVAALSLGAQQSGEGTVPGEAETGGEVHLAIAEGAAFVRVAVPPPLLEEKTPELEALARELREVILNDLTFAWNIELLSPSLYKYVPEFSLENRQLKIWRSLGADAVFIVVAEKRGGGMKAEGRLFDARTGQMIFGKRLRGELELKRSMGHAFSDEIVYYYTGTRGSFGAPLVFATSRGGEGRTLATSDYDGESRRLILSASALNMLPAWSPDSEHILFTSFEKKPVQAGLFLIDRFGLTEPKKLTRLPMATGGAFSPDGRRIVFSASDGDGNLDLYVCRRDGKRLQRLTHHPAIDTAPAWSPTGREIAFTSDRGGSPQIYAMDAEGANVRRLSRWASYCDAPAWSPDGGRIVYTARLEGSFHLVVLDLATGEEVRLTEPGASHESPSWSPDGSMLAYASNRTGRYQIYVSRSDGTRARQVTSEGENTTPSWAAAP; translated from the coding sequence GTGGAAAATTCTTTTCGCATCTTCGCGGCGGCGGCGCTCTGCGGCGTCGCGGCGCTTTCGCTCGGGGCGCAGCAAAGCGGCGAGGGGACCGTTCCGGGTGAGGCCGAGACGGGGGGCGAGGTGCATCTCGCCATCGCGGAGGGCGCGGCGTTCGTTCGCGTGGCCGTGCCGCCGCCCTTGCTGGAGGAGAAAACGCCGGAGCTCGAGGCGCTCGCGCGGGAGTTGCGCGAGGTGATTCTGAACGACCTCACGTTCGCGTGGAACATCGAGCTCCTGAGTCCGTCGCTCTACAAGTACGTGCCCGAGTTTTCCCTCGAGAACCGCCAACTGAAGATCTGGCGCTCGCTCGGAGCGGACGCCGTGTTCATCGTGGTCGCGGAAAAGAGGGGCGGCGGCATGAAGGCGGAGGGGCGGCTCTTCGACGCGCGCACGGGGCAGATGATTTTCGGCAAGCGCCTGCGCGGCGAGCTGGAGCTCAAGCGCTCCATGGGACACGCCTTCTCCGACGAGATCGTGTACTACTACACGGGCACGCGGGGCTCGTTCGGCGCCCCCCTCGTCTTCGCTACATCCCGCGGCGGCGAGGGGCGCACCCTCGCCACGTCCGACTACGACGGCGAGAGCAGGCGCCTCATTCTTTCCGCCTCCGCGCTCAACATGCTGCCCGCATGGTCGCCCGACTCGGAACATATTCTTTTTACGTCATTCGAGAAGAAGCCCGTGCAGGCGGGCCTTTTTCTCATCGACCGGTTCGGTCTCACGGAGCCGAAAAAGCTGACGCGGCTCCCCATGGCCACGGGCGGCGCGTTCTCGCCCGACGGCCGCCGCATCGTGTTCTCGGCCTCGGACGGCGACGGAAACCTCGACCTTTACGTCTGTCGGCGCGACGGCAAGCGCCTCCAGCGGCTCACCCATCACCCCGCCATAGACACCGCGCCCGCGTGGTCGCCCACGGGACGCGAGATCGCCTTCACGTCGGACCGCGGCGGCTCGCCGCAAATCTACGCGATGGACGCCGAGGGCGCGAACGTCCGCCGCCTCTCGCGGTGGGCGAGCTACTGCGACGCGCCCGCCTGGTCGCCCGACGGCGGGCGCATCGTCTACACGGCGCGGCTGGAGGGGAGCTTTCACCTCGTCGTCCTCGACCTGGCCACCGGCGAGGAGGTGCGCCTGACCGAGCCGGGCGCGAGCCACGAGTCGCCCTCGTGGTCGCCCGACGGGAGCATGCTCGCCTACGCCTCGAACCGCACTGGCCGCTACCAGATATACGTCTCCCGGAGCGACGGCACGCGCGCGCGGCAGGTCACTTCCGAGGGCGAGAACACGACCCCCTCGTGGGCGGCGGCTCCGTAG